In one Nicotiana tomentosiformis chromosome 6, ASM39032v3, whole genome shotgun sequence genomic region, the following are encoded:
- the LOC104084962 gene encoding mediator of RNA polymerase II transcription subunit 20a-like isoform X3: MGLKKEGRKLLLASTNPCSEGFQYQLGDFQLRVGKVVPIHSESLRGIVMEMEYLPISSWEKSHQIMGEFFDIWQEALAKRSLPGHFVHIEPIFSEFGLSDQYTSQHTAVQYASIMAQMIATAQSAQAVRN; this comes from the exons ATGGGGTTAAAGAAGGAAGGTAGAAAGCTACTCTTAGCTTCTACAAACCCATGCTCCGAG GGGTTTCAATATCAACTTGGTGACTTCCAGCTGCGAGTGGGCAAAGTTGTTCCAATTCACTCTGAGAGCTTGAGGGGAATAGTTATGGAG ATGGAATATCTTCCAATTTCCTCATGGGAGAAATCACACCAGATTATGGGTGAATTCTTCGACATATGGCAGGAAGCTCTTGCGAAAAGATCATTACCAGGTCATTTCGTGCACATTGAACCAATTTTTTCAGAGTTTGGACTCTCTGATCAATATACTTCACAGCACACAGCTGTACAGTATGCTAGCATTATGGCTCAAATGATAGCTACAGCTCAATCAGCACAAGCTGTGAGAAATTAG
- the LOC104084962 gene encoding mediator of RNA polymerase II transcription subunit 20a-like isoform X1, whose protein sequence is MLRVEQANALEFPRDFLGISLQEQPNKYYFVIRGQRLILEAESSIQTIMEKLQSYKTRVALNFEGFQYQLGDFQLRVGKVVPIHSESLRGIVMEMEYLPISSWEKSHQIMGEFFDIWQEALAKRSLPGHFVHIEPIFSEFGLSDQYTSQHTAVQYASIMAQMIATAQSAQAVRN, encoded by the exons ATGCTCCGAG TAGAACAAGCAAATGCTTTGGAGTTTCCCCGTGATTTTTTGGGTATTTCGCTTCAAGAACAGCCCAACAAGTATTACTTTGTAATTAGAGGGCAACGGTTGATCTTGGAAGCAGAGTCATCAATTCAGACGATAATGGAGAAGTTGCAGTCTTACAAAACAAGGGTTGCACTTAATTTTGAG GGGTTTCAATATCAACTTGGTGACTTCCAGCTGCGAGTGGGCAAAGTTGTTCCAATTCACTCTGAGAGCTTGAGGGGAATAGTTATGGAG ATGGAATATCTTCCAATTTCCTCATGGGAGAAATCACACCAGATTATGGGTGAATTCTTCGACATATGGCAGGAAGCTCTTGCGAAAAGATCATTACCAGGTCATTTCGTGCACATTGAACCAATTTTTTCAGAGTTTGGACTCTCTGATCAATATACTTCACAGCACACAGCTGTACAGTATGCTAGCATTATGGCTCAAATGATAGCTACAGCTCAATCAGCACAAGCTGTGAGAAATTAG
- the LOC104084962 gene encoding mediator of RNA polymerase II transcription subunit 20a-like isoform X2: MLREQANALEFPRDFLGISLQEQPNKYYFVIRGQRLILEAESSIQTIMEKLQSYKTRVALNFEGFQYQLGDFQLRVGKVVPIHSESLRGIVMEMEYLPISSWEKSHQIMGEFFDIWQEALAKRSLPGHFVHIEPIFSEFGLSDQYTSQHTAVQYASIMAQMIATAQSAQAVRN, encoded by the exons ATGCTCCGAG AACAAGCAAATGCTTTGGAGTTTCCCCGTGATTTTTTGGGTATTTCGCTTCAAGAACAGCCCAACAAGTATTACTTTGTAATTAGAGGGCAACGGTTGATCTTGGAAGCAGAGTCATCAATTCAGACGATAATGGAGAAGTTGCAGTCTTACAAAACAAGGGTTGCACTTAATTTTGAG GGGTTTCAATATCAACTTGGTGACTTCCAGCTGCGAGTGGGCAAAGTTGTTCCAATTCACTCTGAGAGCTTGAGGGGAATAGTTATGGAG ATGGAATATCTTCCAATTTCCTCATGGGAGAAATCACACCAGATTATGGGTGAATTCTTCGACATATGGCAGGAAGCTCTTGCGAAAAGATCATTACCAGGTCATTTCGTGCACATTGAACCAATTTTTTCAGAGTTTGGACTCTCTGATCAATATACTTCACAGCACACAGCTGTACAGTATGCTAGCATTATGGCTCAAATGATAGCTACAGCTCAATCAGCACAAGCTGTGAGAAATTAG